TTCTCCAAGTATTTTGCCAGTATTCCTTCCTTGAAAAATGCTggatggggggcggctaggtggcaaagtggatagagcaccgaccttggagtcaggagaacctgggttcaagtttgaccccagacacttaataattacctagctgtgtggccttgggcaagccacttaaccccattgccttgaacaatctaaaaaaaaatgctgaatggGATGGGGTAATAAAAGGGAAAGCTCATCATGCCTGACTAACACATCTCTAGGAAAATCAAAGGGAGAACTGCAAGATATAATTCTTTGACCCATTCTTGCTTGGGAATTCTTCACCTTTTACCAAAAATTTCAAGTTTTTGAAGAAATTCTGATAGCTTCTTTGATATTTTCTACATTAAGATATTAAAGGTAATTTTATTGATCATATGTTCATGCAATCCTCATATTATACCTAAACATCCTGTCTTCAAGTCACATCACTTTGACTTAtatataactaattttttttaaaactgtttcacttttccccatttttcttcctaaTCCATGTTGTTTTTTTCAGACTACACAATACTTTATATTCCAAATTgtgattctttttattatttcaccTTTGGCAGGTTTGATTTTTGAGTCtgatattttaatatcttttgataattttctGAATCCTTTTGGTGTTGCTTGCCATTCTTCCATGACTTCTGGGGCATTTCCCAAACCTCCAAAACTGGGGTTTGGGAAACACTTTATTTCATATGTAATAACATCTTATGTGTCATTACCTTTTGAAAACTtaggttttttcttctttctgtaggcagctaggtagcacagtggatagagcactggccttagggCTAGGCACATGGGAGTTCTAATCTTGCCTCAAACACTTgaataaccctgggcaagtcatttaacctgtctggCTCAGTAGTCTCAACTGAAATATGGGGAttcaatgagaaattttaaagtgcttagcatagtgcttggatCATAATAGGCaatatttccccccatttttcctTTATAGATATGAGTTCTGGTTTTTCAACATGGAAGAATTTTTTGAGGGgggatttctcttttctccctactCTGGTACATTTTTTTAATAGTCATTTAATTAAATCCTTCCCATTTTTTGGAACCTCTGTCTTCTACTGGTGGAATGTATAATAACTTTTCTTTTCCATGGACCACTTAGGGGAATCCCAGAAAGTCTTGGGGGACAGGCCCACCCCCAGCTTGGTATAGAATCAGACCTTTTCCATAAACTTAGAAGTCTACTCCCTTTTAACCAACTCTttatcattgacttttttttttttttagattttgcaaggcaatggagttaagtggcttgcccaaggccacatggctaggtaattattaagtgtctggggtcagacttgaacccaggtactcctgactccaaggtcagtgctctacccactgcaccacctagccgccccctatcaTAGACTTTTCTATCTTGTCTTTCCTCTGAAAGGCTGCAGTAGATACAATTTTAATGCTTCTTATAGTATTCAGAGTAGTTCAGATTGAGTTGATAACATCGAGAAACAAGATCTGGACCACATATCTCTTAAGACAGTGTGCTGGAAATTTAATGTTATCCCATTaggtttttcctttaaaaatattactatttttattattacactTTTAACCAGAAATTTGCACAAATTCCCTTCTCTTGTGATTGTTGGGTCGCAAGATTATGCAGAACATAACTAAACTGTCATGACCTTATGCCCTTtgacatcatctttttttttgatgctAACATATTAGCACTTACATAGATTTCATTTACTGCAAGTTTTTCTCTACTCACTTCCAAGATAATTGTTTTCTGTGTATTTCCAAAGTGTTGTATTCTTATTCAATGAAAAATTTAAGGATGTTTTCCTTTGTTACCACATTTCATTTTGTCAACATTTCTAATTTCATtactatttaaatttatatatttcacCATAATTTCACAAATCAAAGACAAAACAAGACTTGAAACTTCTGAATTTTGCCAAATTTAGTAGCAATCAATACCCAACTTTATTTAAAACCCTATTGGTTATGAAATTTTGGAAACTGTACACAAAGTCAAcataaaatagaatgaaaaaaactgTACTCTGCTTCAAAATAGGGAGCTTTTTGGTAACTTTCTTTCTGCCCTTGGTTATCTAATATGAAAATCAAACATTCCACATTCTACAAAAACCTGAGCTGTACTTTATGTTCTTATCGATTCTTAATCTTTTAGCAtgcatttttgttattgttgtccaAACCTGTCCAAGTCTGTGACCCcattgggaattttcttggcaaagatactgaagtggtttgccatttccttctccagctcattttacagatgaggaagctgaggtaaacagggttaatgaTTTACTCATGGTCACATAATTTGTACAGTcttaagtcagatttgaactcaggaagatgggttgATAAACTGTACTAACTAGTCACTCACATGAACTTATCTAGCTTGTCAGTGTACACATGACTTCCATTTTGTCTTGGTATTCCTAAAGTCTAATACTCTAGAGCATATATAGTAGATACTTACTAAAAGTTTGATCAATTCTATGAATCTTTAAGTATGCATCAGATTTAAATGACCAGTACATTAGCAATTCACACTAAAAAGTCTGAAATTACTTCTATGAAAGGTacactaaaagagaaatatataaatttttttttgttttactttttttttgcaaggcaatggagttaagtggcttgcccaaggccacacagttaggtaattattaagtgtctgaggctggatttgaactcaggtactcctgactccggggcctgtgctctatccactgcgtcacctagctgcctgaataTACAAAAATGTGACAATTCAACAAATGATGGCAGTCTGTAATAATACAAACTAGCCCTTCTTTCTCTGCTACTAAACCTAGTGTTATGAGATTAACTGAATTCGAAGACCAAGAAAAGAAAGTGGATATaacatttcaagaaataattaaagaaaactgcccagaCATTTAAGAATAAGTTGGCAATGTGAAAATAGAAAGAGTCCACCTATAACTACAGGAGTATTTAAAGAATTAAGCTCTAAATAAGTTGGCATtcataatttattaaataccactTGAAGTTCAGACTATATGAAAATTCAGTATTCTGAAGTACCATGATATTATAGTATCATCGACAATCACATAATGAACAAACACACCCTATTTTTATTTGTGGCAAAGCTTGTTTATTAGGCTGGGAGGGGTGAGGGAAAAACAGAAGGAATAAAAAGAGGAGATAGGAATGGCAGTGATACaattctaaaacaaaaattaCTTGACTTAAATTTTGGTTTATTGGGAGAAAGATATACAGAATATGCTTTTGAGTAAAACATTGTTAACTGATCAACTTTATTAGATTCTGCATTAATGTCCCATCCTGGAACTTTCCTAAGTAACAACTATTTGAAAACATCTGAAATCAGAaaataatatagttaaaataactataaactgTAAATTCACAAGATGTAGGATCTGTGCTTACAAGTTTTAAATACATCATGGTTAATGATTCATGAGAAGTTGCCCAACATTCAGAGAAatgtttatatagttcttttGGCTGATGTTGGAAAGCTTTACCCCCATGCAACTGAtaagtaacatttttttaatataaaaaatcaaacataaactttttaaaaaattgatacaaacaagattattttgaaattaatattgtcaaaaataaatcctttaaatgGAATTAAAGTATATTTGTAAATTCAAGAAACTAGTGACTTTTAAAATCATCAATAACAATGTTGGAAAAATGTAGAATGTCCTTAGAAAGTTTGTAAACCAATTTCTCCAACTCTTAATTGcccctatatttaaaaaaaaaggcaaggcaatAAAGTACAGTTCCCTTCTTTAAAATTACTACCCACATAACTGCTATCATTGTTATCATAGAAgtattataaaaacaattataattttcaatttaGGAGGAAAGCATCAAACAATCTTTAATATAGTATGATTAAGAAAAATTGATTCTTCTTCCTAAACAAGATAAAAGCAATTTAGTTTGCTATAAGCCACAgtaatttaaaaatggaataattattTCCTCTCTCTATTTTCCATACTTCAGTTAAAAGATCATCTTGcttttataattaaataatcCTCATAAGATAAACATGATAATAAATTTGTAAAAAGCCCTAAGCTGGTTGAATGTTTCTTTTTCACTTGTCCTGGCCATAACAAAGGCAAATCtgtctatttatttaatttgttcttgaaATTTATCAACAAGGGCTGCATTATATAAAAATTACTAAACTCATATATTCAATTTAAATCCCATGGCTTAATTCCCTTTTTTCATAATAGTTGTGTGCAAACTTAGGAAAAAGGTTTGTAGTATTTTGTCCACTATTgaaagatgcaattttttttctcctaaatatcAATTTACTTCTTAGACTGAAATAGTTACTGTGACAATTTTTAAagacatatttttccttttttaaatactATACCTGCAGCCAAGTACTATTATGTAAGTACActtaaaatcaaagaatttgagCTAAAGGTTTAGTTGAATTGGTAATTGATAACTTTATTAATGTTCATACAGAAGACTTCAGTTATTAAATTGAAGCTTTTGGCAGGAGATAATGTGAAAATCACTAATAACTAAGGCATAGTCTTCCTGGGGTACCAATGCTCCAGACTtaagtctcttttttctttaattacatgTAGCTTCTGACACACacacttcaaaaaaaatttaagctttttcttttttaaattggcCAAATGAGAAAAGggcccaaccaaaaaaaaaaattcattatacaAGGAAGTTTAAAATGAACCTTTCAcattatctatttaaaataatttatctaggagcaaaattaaaataatgttagtattttaaaatttttttgataaaattgATCTACAATGGTTGAGGCACCAAGTGGTCAAGTAATATTGAAAGATTCATATACTTTATGACATTAAGCCTGGATGAAAATCCTAGGCACATTCCTCTTTTTGCCAGATTTTTGCTATCAAACCCTTGGttctaaaatgtaatttaataatacaaattatggaaatattgtaacttaacaataaagctatttcaaggTATCAGGATTAAGGATAGCTATGTGCTTCATAAATTACAAACAGGTTGCAATCTGTCAGTGGAAAGAATTTCCTCATTGACAAAAATCACAAATACTGGACATAATATTtaaaacaagattttaaaaatttctgtaagttgttgaaatgaacaaaaattggGGCTTCATACTTTTTAAGTCAAGATAGCACATCACATTTAAGTTATATTCCAGTAAAAGAATTACTCTAATTCCTTTAGATATTTTCATTGCATAAACCCTTTGGCTGCTAGGCAATGACctgtttaaattaatttaattgaagattcttaaaattccttcattttcttctatttgaaacACCCCTAACCTTTCTTGGTTCAGAAGGAATATTTAACATATTCCTTCTGGCTTTACTTTATATaaactctaaaatgaaaacacatatCACAATgattgaaatgaaaaattagcTCAGAGGAATTGATTAATTCTACTTGTTCAACCTCAAAACTCTAgttgagtttcattttttctccctctgtgcAACCAAAGTGACAAAACTATTAAGTTATATACAAGGtgcaaagaaatgaatgaatgacaactTCCATTTTACAAGACAAACATTAAAGTGCTAAGATGATCAGCATACTTATGACTAAAACTTGGGacttattatatactttaaaagcaTCTTTTCAACAAGTCAAGATTAACTTTTACAATACTGTTATTTAACACCAGCAAGTCATTGCAGGTTTTGGTTCAGGCTTCAAAACAATTCCATTATCAGGTGGTTGACTAAGCATTAGAGGTTTGTGGCTCTTGAGCTTATGAGCTAAGGTCATGAATATAGCTTCCACATGGTCATTATCATTGGGATTTTTAGCAGAGGTTTCAAACAGTGGCATAGAATGTGTATCAGCAAATTTTTGGGCCAAATCTGTAGGTACTTGAATGGCACTTCTCAAGTCACATTTATTTCCAACCAGAATCCTTGGTATATCACAAGCAAGCAAATGCTGTTTGCATTCTTCTATCCATGATGGCAGGCTGTGAAAACTGGCCATATTGGTCATATCATATACAAAGACAACAGCATGTACATTCCTATAGTAGTGCTGTACCATGCTCTTTCTGAACCGTTCTTGTCCTGCTGTGTCCCATAATTGTATctgaaaataaagaggaaaaaaattacaatagaataattccaatttaaaatacttaggaattttatttttctatgaccCTCCACCCCCAAAACCTTGAAATTATACGATGCTTTGtatattttcaaagtacttttgtatctattacttcaatatttcaagGAACAAGGATATCATTAGTAGGAGAATACAGATGTAAAATCCTATGTCTTCTTAGTAGCTGTAGGAGTTCCCAGGACTCCCAAAAATGTACCATTTGTAGTCCAACTTTCTGGCCATTATTTTTCACAATtactatcatttattattattattattattgaaaactCAGGTATAGTTTGATTCTAATAACaatataattgcaaaaaaatttaaaaaacataattgcaTAGCAGAACTggggataatttcaattatttgagATTGTCTACAAGTACAAGGtgaaaaagatgagaagagaagGATGGAAATTTTGGTTGATTTGAAGCTTAATTGGTCAACAGTGTAAAAGAGCCAAAAACAACAGTATCAACAATTAATGCAAGCTCAGTAATTCTACATTAAGAGCAGTTGAATGTCTAGTATAAATAAGAGTATAATTTTCTTCCCAATACTCTGTCCTAGTCAGCCCAAATCTgaaatattgtgttcagttctatGGACCAAATTTTAGGAAGAATAGTggacaaaataaaaaacagtGTACTTGGATAATGAAGGGATTTTTCACTTATGTCAAAAAAGTAACTGGGGATGTTTAGTTTGAAGCAACCAAGAGCATAAGACACAATGACTATAGATATCTGAAGCACTGTTAACTTGTGATTTTCTAATAAATCAGTATGCTGCCCTCAGGGATTTGTTCCTacttgagtttgataccactgttTCATACCattgtctcccacctcttcaatGGTGGGAAAACCATACATTTCTACAACTATAATTTAAGTACAATaagagatgggggaagggaaagtttGACCACAAGAGAGAAtaaatattgtgaaaaaaatttgaaagatcaAAATGAGGAagactttttttaggttgttttttttttgcaaggcaaacggggttaagtggcttgcccaaggccacacagctgggtaattattaagtgtctgagaccagatttgtacccaggtactcctgactccagggccggtgctttatccactatgccacttagctgccccatgagGAAGACTTTCTAGAGGACATAGCATACAACCATTTGGAGGACAGGAAGTAGAAGGTTTAGTTTCTTTCCACTCTGTCCCAAAGGGAAAAAGCAGGAACTATTGTAGTAGTTGTATTGTGTAAATGGCAGAGACAAAttagatatattttatctttcattcatATATCAAAATCAGACAACTACCTTGCCAGATGTAACAGTTGTATCTCTGATGATTGCTTAAGAACAAGCAAGACACGAATAGGGGAATACGCTATCAAAAATGTTTGTCCACCTGCCACGAAGGAGCATCCATCCTTTCCAGaaacaagtcaaaaagaaaattcatatataaaattcaCTAGATGGCTCTTATTGTCAGATAAAATTGTGCTGATTACACAGAGCTCGCAAACACTGCAGAGCTTCCTAAATGAGAATCATAGCCTCTATAAGGAATTTGATCTAATTTttcatacaggaaaaaaaaacaagcagtTGAAGAATGAATGCTATACAGACTACAATATGCAAATGGATGGGCAAACACTATAGAGCAAGTTATAGAGCTCATCCATCACTACAAATATCTGGGTCAGATACTGCAAATGTATAATAATCTGGGTCCAGAACTgaacaggaggaagagaaagctgaatttccTTTGGAAAAACTGCAGAATTCTTTAAATGATCCAaagtcacccccccccaaataaaggcctatcttttaaaaaaccaataataTTCCAGCAATGTTATATGAATGGACAGCGTAGAGGGCACAATGATGGAGTtatgggtctggagtcagaaagacccaagttcaaatctgacctcagacacatggtagctatgtgaccctgggcaaatcacttaatcctgttgccctcaatttcctcatctgtgaattgagCTGGAAAAGAGAATAGCAAACCACCTCaggatccttgccaagaaaactccaaatgtatCACAAAtaattagatatgactgaaataactaaatatCAACAATTTTAAGTGTTACAGGATTATGCATCACAGAATACAATACATATTGAAAATTCAACTGAAGGGCAACAGCAACACTATGACTGAAATATTTTGCAGAGGTAATGTAAATAGCCTTAAGTATACTACAATAtaaactgtcttccatttacctaaatgtaataaaacttcCTGTATGCAACCtcgtagcaaacattggcatctaatagactgtaatcataaggagaagagatgtgagagtgacaaaggcaactTGTGGTCAGAATGTTctactgatcacagactcatcttctctaagctaaatatttacattcaaccAAAGTAGTGgcccccaaggcaaaatgactactagaagaattaatgtcaagagattaaagTTATTTTTGAGTGGAGCAGAAAAAACGAGCAGCTTTTAGAGATCTGGTGTACAACTGCATTACTTATCTGGTCAGAAcattcacaaacatcaagactgttttgatgaaaatgatggagaaatacagaagctactaacctaccttccttccttccttccttccctccctccctccttcctttcagtTTTTGCAAAGTAGTGGGGGCTGGATTTGACTaagatccttctgattccagggtcagtgctctatccacagtgtcatctaactgccccctagtttattcatttctaagaaggcagtatttaattccatcaaaagtaaaatataattgaaggttagaaagatgcaggattcttggctcagtaagagggcagatgaaattcagttttatacagAACAAACCGAAGatcttttatgatgccctgaaggctagttatgggtcaaagacctatggcgcatctcaactactcagggCTGAcagatccacattgattaacattaagcactaataaaattaatgctgccaaaattagaaggaaagaagaaagctgggaaacaatcttcacaaccagttttgataaaggtctcatttataaaatatatcgagaactgcatcaaattgataagatcacaagtcattccccaattgataaatggtcaaaggatgtgaagttttcaaatgaagaaattaaagctatatataatcatatgaaaaaaagtccaaatcactattgattagagaaatgcaaattaaaacaatgaggtatcgcctcacacctatgagattagccaagataagaaaaagggaagatgatcaatgttggaaaggttgtgggaggattgggacacacTGATACAATGCTAATGGAGCTGTAAATGgatctggaaagcaatatggaactatgcccataaaactgttcataccctttgacccagtaattccaattctaggtctatatctagaagaaattgtaaaaaaatgggaaaagtcctacatattccaaaatattcatagcagctctttttgtagtggcaaagaactggaaattgaggggatgtccatcaattgaggaatggctaaacaagttatggtacatgaattctatggaatattattgttctacaagaaaccataaatgattggattttagagaagcatggaatgacttatgggatctgatgctgagcaagggagtagaaccaagagaacaatggcATGATCTAGACATTCTGAGATGAtaacattttgagatgaacaactttgatggaagcaactcctcttgacaatCCAGAAAgcaaggacaactgtatttgactggttatggactatattacccccaacaaaaggaagaaaaacaaaacgtACAGAAAAAAACCCagcccttccaaatctgatgaacactttataaaaattatcttttctgtatctttttccctcaatcctaattcctcaggcaaaaattactaatttataaatatgtttaacaaaatatatatgtaaaatgttaaaaagagaTTAACAATATGGACATGattctagagagatgggctgaacacttccacagTATTCTCAACAGACTATGTTCAATCTATGCAGaaaccaatgattttttttacttcaagttAAAGTCAATGCATCCCTAACTGAAGtaccaactgaagaagagattttgaatgcaattaggttcctttcaagtgggAAATTCCAGCTGATATTTATAATGTGGGGGTTCCaatgctcatccaaaaactgaaattttctaggttatatggcacgaagaggttatcccccaagaattcaaggatgcctctattgtccatctatataaaagtaaagggaatagattaccCTATGACAaacacaggggtatttctcttttagtgaATGCTGGTAAGATTTTTGTcaaagtccttctcaataggctgatcctttgcttggaagatggtcacctccctgacagccatgtggcttcagaaaagatACAGTCGATATAGAGTTTGCTGCCTGAAAGTTCTGGGAAAAATGTCAGCAACAGAACAGAGGTCTTATTACAACAATGTTTGTGGAtatgaccaaggtctttgatactgtaattgtgaggatttatggaaaattattctatttcccctgtataagatgcactttaatttggggggggggggcctgaaatttgaaaaaaaatgtattacacaaAGTTTATTGAActtaagttttattcatcatcaaattcatacaactcatcactgtcaaaactcccatccataagcttgtcctcatctgtgtttgatgacaaatcactgccttaggagaggctctgcctgctGGTCTATGATTGACCACAAgta
The Macrotis lagotis isolate mMagLag1 chromosome 3, bilby.v1.9.chrom.fasta, whole genome shotgun sequence genome window above contains:
- the RAB33B gene encoding ras-related protein Rab-33B, with product MELESSLEASFSASGGGAGLPPARSRIFKIIVIGDSNVGKTCLTYRFCAGRFPDRTEATIGVDFRERAVDIDGERIKIQLWDTAGQERFRKSMVQHYYRNVHAVVFVYDMTNMASFHSLPSWIEECKQHLLACDIPRILVGNKCDLRSAIQVPTDLAQKFADTHSMPLFETSAKNPNDNDHVEAIFMTLAHKLKSHKPLMLSQPPDNGIVLKPEPKPAMTCWC